GAGCGCTCCGGCGGTCTGCCCCTTTGAGCCATAAAAAACGAGCATGGGTGATATACCCGTGCTCGTTTTTAAATGTCAGTCAGTCTAGTCGCACACCTAGGAAGCGATCGCCCTAGGTTTAGCCATTATCCCGGAAGGACGATAGCCATTGACGCATTTGCTCGGCAGCAATATCGCGGCCACCTAGACCAAAGGCGATGGCAATAGCCACAGCGATCGCGCCTAGGAGTAAACCGAAGGCTAAGTTGACGATATTGGTGGCAATGCCCATCTGCTGAAGTGCCATAGCCGACACCAGCACAATGATGGAAATTCGTGCCGTTTGACCCACAATCCGAGATTGACGGCCACCAGAGCTGACGATCAAACTGAAGGCAATGTTCGCAAGGTATAGACCAACGCCGAACACCGCAATGCCCACTAAGACTTGCCCGGAGACGGTGAGGATACCCTGCACCAACACAGTCAGTTGTTGGAACTGGAGCACCTCCGTAGCAGCCACAGCACCAATGAGCAGAATGCCAATCAACACCAGCAGACCCACAATTTCAGAGGGCGTGCGGTATGGAATGGTTTCTTCTTGGAGCATTGTTGGTGTTTCTCCAGGCGCAGGAGCTGCACCGGGGACATCCGATGGCGGAGTAGAGAGGGATCTGGGTAGGCCCAGCCAGGTTAAGACATTGTTGAACCCAACCCCTGCCAAAAGACTGGAGGCGAGATCGGCGACAAATCGACCGATCACATAAAACACCACCATAATGATGGCGGCAGTGAAAATCTTCGGCATGGCCGCCAAGATTTGATCCAGCATGGCCACGGCTGGGTCAGAAATAGCGCTGATTTCTAAGGCCCGCAAGGCGGCAACTGCCGTAGGGATCAACACTAAAACATAGGTGACGGTGCCGACCAAGCTAGAGAGAGACAGCGTTCCGGCTGCTTCCGTCAAGCCCATACGGGTACCCAGGCGATCGATCCCCGTGGCGCTGAGAAGATTGGTGACAATGCCGCGCACGATGCGGGCAATCAGCCAACCCACAGCCCCAATAATGACAGCGGTCAAAATCTTGGGCAGGGCAGACAGGATTTGATCCAGAAGATTTTGGACTGGGGCGAGGGGCCCTTGCAGATCCAAAACATCTAGAACGAGGGGTAGGAAAAATAGGAAAACAAACCAGTACAGCGCATTGGCCAACGTTTCGTTGAGCACAATCGGTGATTCACTGACTTCTGTTCCCGTTTGTTCGGCAAGCTGATCATCGAGACGAAATCGCTGCAGGCCGCGGAGGACAAACAAGCGGACGATCGTTGCCAACAGCCATGCAACTCCTAGTAGAATGGCAGCGCCGCCAATCTTAGGCAGATAGCTGAAGATCTGATCTAGGAAATTATTCAGCGGCTGAGACACGACATCTAGTCTCAGCGCCTGCAAAAAGGCCACGATGACGAAGGCCATCACAATCCAGTAGATCGCGGTTGAGATCCACTTTTCTGTGGGTAGCTTGGTGCCATCGGGGCGATCGCCCATGACCCAGCCCGCAATGCGGTTATCGATATCGGTACGGCCTAGGATGCCGCGAGTAGCAGCGGCAATGGCAGTGGCAATAATCCACCCCACCACCAAAATAGCGATCGCACCCATGAGGCTAGGTAGGAAGCCCCCAAGCTGCGATCCAAGGGTTTCAAGGAATCCATTCATAATGCTTAA
This sequence is a window from Leptolyngbya sp. CCY15150. Protein-coding genes within it:
- a CDS encoding mechanosensitive ion channel, whose amino-acid sequence is MNGFLETLGSQLGGFLPSLMGAIAILVVGWIIATAIAAATRGILGRTDIDNRIAGWVMGDRPDGTKLPTEKWISTAIYWIVMAFVIVAFLQALRLDVVSQPLNNFLDQIFSYLPKIGGAAILLGVAWLLATIVRLFVLRGLQRFRLDDQLAEQTGTEVSESPIVLNETLANALYWFVFLFFLPLVLDVLDLQGPLAPVQNLLDQILSALPKILTAVIIGAVGWLIARIVRGIVTNLLSATGIDRLGTRMGLTEAAGTLSLSSLVGTVTYVLVLIPTAVAALRALEISAISDPAVAMLDQILAAMPKIFTAAIIMVVFYVIGRFVADLASSLLAGVGFNNVLTWLGLPRSLSTPPSDVPGAAPAPGETPTMLQEETIPYRTPSEIVGLLVLIGILLIGAVAATEVLQFQQLTVLVQGILTVSGQVLVGIAVFGVGLYLANIAFSLIVSSGGRQSRIVGQTARISIIVLVSAMALQQMGIATNIVNLAFGLLLGAIAVAIAIAFGLGGRDIAAEQMRQWLSSFRDNG